In Cytobacillus oceanisediminis, the following proteins share a genomic window:
- a CDS encoding PH domain-containing protein — protein sequence MITEPHKRIPARGLLAWRISGTIHSVFPFVLSGGAIAAAFLFNWPIWVIGASLMFYSAYAYLVIMTFPSLRWKRWRYEVRENEIELKHGIIVIKRTLVPMIRVQHVDTKQGPILRKYRLATVTISTAATVHEIPALDVDEAEELRFFISLLARAADDDV from the coding sequence ATGATTACAGAGCCGCATAAAAGGATACCGGCAAGGGGGCTGCTTGCATGGAGAATTTCCGGCACAATCCACTCTGTTTTTCCTTTTGTGTTATCAGGGGGCGCAATTGCTGCTGCTTTCCTGTTTAATTGGCCTATTTGGGTTATTGGAGCTTCCTTAATGTTTTATTCCGCTTATGCTTACCTAGTCATTATGACTTTCCCCTCTTTAAGGTGGAAAAGATGGAGGTATGAGGTCCGGGAAAATGAAATAGAGCTTAAACATGGGATAATTGTGATTAAAAGGACCCTTGTTCCCATGATTCGGGTGCAGCATGTGGATACCAAGCAAGGGCCGATATTGCGTAAATATCGTCTTGCTACTGTCACCATCTCGACAGCTGCAACTGTTCATGAGATACCGGCATTGGATGTGGACGAAGCGGAGGAATTGCGCTTTTTCATTTCCTTGCTGGCAAGGGCTGCAGATGATGATGTCTAA
- the ndoA gene encoding type II toxin-antitoxin system endoribonuclease NdoA, producing the protein MIVKRGDVYFADLSPVVGSEQGGVRPVLVIQNDIGNRFSPTVIVAAITAQIQKAKLPTHVEIDAKRYGFERDSVILLEQIRTIDKQRLTDKITHLDDEMMEKVDEAVQISLGLIEF; encoded by the coding sequence TTGATTGTCAAACGTGGTGACGTTTATTTTGCAGACCTATCCCCAGTTGTTGGTTCAGAACAAGGCGGCGTCCGTCCAGTGCTTGTCATCCAAAACGACATCGGGAATCGGTTTAGTCCCACAGTAATTGTTGCAGCAATCACAGCTCAGATTCAAAAAGCGAAGCTGCCTACTCACGTTGAAATTGATGCGAAGCGTTATGGTTTTGAAAGGGATTCGGTCATCTTATTAGAACAGATTCGTACAATTGATAAACAACGCTTAACCGATAAAATAACCCATCTCGATGACGAAATGATGGAAAAAGTGGATGAAGCCGTGCAAATCAGCTTAGGCCTCATCGAATTTTAA
- a CDS encoding rhomboid family intramembrane serine protease: MFTRTESFKEFIRYYPVVSAIICIHIIIYLLTVIPLFPNTLIFEKLAGVNLYIVQGEYWRLLSPIILHSGFPHVLFNSFSLVLFGPVLERMLGKTRFILLYITAGAAANIATLLLEPLTYIHVGASGAIFGLFGYFAAIIVFRKELLSRENSQIILTITIIGVIMTFLQPNINVTAHLFGLLAGFLIGAASLAKGRTSSSSGIIRPGGLSGIRPSLKGVPASRLVLWGFIIILAVLGFLAR; encoded by the coding sequence ATGTTTACAAGAACGGAAAGCTTTAAGGAATTTATCCGCTACTACCCTGTTGTTTCTGCTATCATTTGTATCCATATTATCATCTATCTATTAACAGTCATTCCCCTATTCCCAAATACACTTATTTTCGAAAAGCTTGCAGGCGTCAATTTATATATTGTTCAAGGTGAATACTGGCGGCTGCTGAGCCCCATCATACTGCACAGCGGTTTCCCCCATGTTTTATTCAACAGCTTTTCTCTCGTTCTCTTCGGCCCTGTCCTGGAACGAATGCTCGGAAAAACCAGATTCATCCTGCTTTACATCACAGCTGGTGCAGCAGCAAATATTGCAACACTGCTTCTTGAACCATTGACATATATTCATGTGGGCGCCAGTGGTGCGATCTTTGGCCTTTTCGGATACTTTGCGGCAATCATCGTATTCCGAAAAGAACTTTTATCCAGGGAAAACTCACAAATCATACTGACCATTACGATAATCGGCGTAATCATGACCTTTCTGCAGCCAAACATTAATGTTACAGCCCATTTATTCGGCCTGCTTGCAGGTTTCCTGATCGGTGCGGCATCACTGGCCAAAGGCCGTACATCCTCTTCATCTGGCATAATACGGCCCGGAGGTCTTTCCGGCATCAGGCCTTCATTAAAAGGGGTGCCCGCATCAAGGCTTGTTCTCTGGGGATTTATTATCATTTTGGCTGTCCTGGGGTTTTTAGCTAGATAA
- the alr gene encoding alanine racemase, with protein MYEKTKMYRDTWAEINLDHISYNVESMKKHAEEGTNVIAVVKANGYGHGDAAVAEAALEAGASSLAVATLDEAMALRNKKIAAPILVMGASRPEHAGEAAAKNIALTVFQKEWLSQAKEYVEDGEVLNIHIKFDTGMGRLGIRSRDELEGIESVIKKDKRFQLEGVFTHFATADSLDNAYFEKQLSRFKEMTGWLEILPKYVHTSNSAAALRFPKAHLNAVRMGISMYGLAPSMEIKSELPFQLKEAFSLHTSIIHVKKLHKGEKVSYGATYGAQEDEWIATLPIGYADGWIRKLQGQEVLAEGLRVPIVGRVCMDQCMIKLPHEMPVGTKVTLIGEQGKEKIPVDEIAGKLETINYEVTCMVSSRVPRIYKRDGKIIGGINYLL; from the coding sequence ATGTATGAAAAAACAAAAATGTACCGGGACACTTGGGCAGAGATAAATCTGGATCATATTTCATATAATGTAGAGTCAATGAAAAAACATGCAGAAGAAGGGACAAACGTCATTGCGGTTGTGAAGGCAAATGGGTACGGACATGGAGATGCTGCAGTGGCGGAAGCGGCCCTGGAAGCGGGCGCATCCTCTCTGGCTGTTGCCACACTGGATGAGGCGATGGCATTGAGAAATAAAAAGATTGCGGCTCCGATTTTAGTAATGGGAGCGAGCCGCCCGGAGCATGCAGGCGAAGCAGCGGCAAAGAATATTGCCCTGACCGTTTTTCAAAAGGAGTGGCTCTCACAAGCAAAAGAATATGTGGAAGATGGAGAAGTCCTGAATATTCATATAAAGTTTGATACAGGCATGGGCCGCCTGGGTATTCGAAGCCGTGATGAGCTTGAGGGAATTGAGAGCGTTATTAAAAAGGACAAGCGTTTTCAGCTTGAAGGGGTGTTTACGCATTTCGCCACAGCGGATTCATTGGACAATGCTTATTTTGAAAAGCAGCTGAGCAGATTTAAGGAAATGACCGGCTGGCTGGAGATTTTGCCGAAGTACGTCCATACCAGCAACAGCGCGGCTGCCCTTAGATTTCCCAAAGCGCACTTAAATGCTGTCAGAATGGGGATCAGTATGTACGGATTGGCTCCTTCCATGGAAATAAAGTCTGAACTTCCTTTCCAGCTGAAAGAAGCTTTTTCTCTCCATACCTCTATTATTCATGTGAAAAAGCTTCATAAAGGCGAGAAAGTCAGCTATGGTGCGACTTATGGGGCTCAGGAAGATGAATGGATTGCAACATTGCCGATTGGCTATGCGGATGGCTGGATCCGAAAGCTTCAGGGGCAGGAGGTTCTTGCTGAAGGATTGAGAGTTCCAATTGTTGGAAGGGTTTGTATGGATCAATGCATGATAAAGCTTCCGCATGAAATGCCTGTCGGTACAAAAGTAACCCTGATCGGTGAGCAGGGGAAAGAAAAGATTCCGGTTGACGAAATCGCCGGAAAACTTGAAACCATCAACTATGAAGTAACCTGCATGGTATCTTCCCGGGTTCCGCGCATATATAAAAGAGATGGTAAAATTATCGGGGGAATTAATTATCTGCTGTAA
- a CDS encoding DEAD/DEAH box helicase, with amino-acid sequence MTKFQDLGISPATMKSLKRMGFEEATPIQTQTIPLSLENKDLIGQAQTGTGKTAAFGIPMIDKIDNTKDFIQGIVIAPTRELAIQVSEELYKIGYGKRTKVLSIYGGQDINRQIRALKNKPHIIVGTPGRILDHINRKTLRLDHVHTAILDEADEMLNMGFIDDIEAILAQIPEERQTLLFSATMPAPIRRMAERFMKDPQIVRVKAKEMTVSSIEQYYIEVHEKNKFDVLTRLLDIQSPELAIVFGRTKRRVDELAEALNLRGYMAEGIHGDLSQAKRISVLRKFKEGSIDVLVATDVAARGLDISGVTHVYNFDIPQDPESYVHRIGRTGRAGKTGVAMTFINPREKSYLHVVERTTKRKMERMDAPTLDEALEGQQKAVMEKIMQTIEENNLESYKEAADELLAQKDASTVVQAVLKMLTKEPDTTPVKLTEEKPLPSKRDRKPNDRSRGGYNGKGRQGGQKGSYKSRQGHTGKRQSHNNRSNSSSYR; translated from the coding sequence TTGACAAAGTTTCAAGACTTGGGCATCAGCCCGGCGACAATGAAATCACTAAAGCGAATGGGATTTGAAGAAGCGACGCCTATTCAGACCCAGACCATTCCGTTGAGTTTAGAGAATAAAGACCTGATCGGGCAGGCGCAGACAGGAACAGGAAAAACTGCTGCATTCGGAATCCCGATGATTGATAAAATCGACAACACAAAGGATTTCATTCAGGGAATTGTGATTGCTCCAACTCGCGAGCTGGCAATTCAAGTATCGGAAGAACTGTATAAAATCGGCTACGGCAAAAGAACGAAAGTCCTATCCATTTATGGCGGCCAGGATATTAATCGCCAAATCCGCGCTTTGAAGAACAAGCCGCATATCATCGTTGGAACGCCAGGACGTATTTTGGACCACATAAACCGCAAAACATTGCGTCTTGACCATGTCCATACTGCTATCCTTGACGAAGCGGATGAAATGCTTAACATGGGATTCATTGACGATATTGAAGCGATCCTTGCACAAATTCCTGAAGAACGCCAGACGCTGCTTTTCTCTGCTACAATGCCTGCGCCAATCCGCAGAATGGCAGAACGCTTCATGAAGGACCCTCAAATTGTCCGTGTAAAAGCAAAGGAAATGACTGTTTCATCTATTGAACAATACTATATTGAAGTGCATGAAAAGAATAAATTTGATGTGCTGACAAGACTTCTGGATATTCAATCACCTGAATTGGCGATTGTATTCGGACGTACAAAGCGCCGTGTCGATGAACTGGCTGAAGCCTTGAATCTTCGTGGATACATGGCTGAAGGAATCCACGGTGACTTAAGCCAGGCTAAGAGGATTTCTGTTCTTCGAAAGTTCAAAGAGGGAAGCATTGATGTCCTCGTTGCAACAGATGTTGCTGCGCGCGGATTGGATATTTCAGGCGTCACACATGTATACAATTTTGATATTCCGCAGGATCCTGAAAGCTATGTTCACCGCATCGGCCGTACCGGACGTGCTGGAAAAACGGGCGTTGCGATGACATTCATCAATCCGCGCGAAAAATCGTATCTGCATGTCGTAGAACGTACAACCAAGAGAAAAATGGAACGCATGGATGCTCCAACACTGGATGAGGCGCTTGAAGGCCAGCAAAAAGCAGTCATGGAAAAAATCATGCAAACCATTGAGGAAAACAATCTTGAGAGCTATAAAGAAGCGGCAGATGAGCTTCTGGCACAAAAGGATGCTTCAACAGTGGTTCAGGCCGTGCTGAAGATGCTGACAAAAGAACCGGATACAACTCCTGTTAAATTAACAGAGGAAAAGCCGCTTCCATCTAAGCGTGACAGAAAGCCGAATGACCGCAGCCGCGGAGGCTATAACGGAAAAGGCAGACAAGGAGGCCAGAAAGGATCATATAAATCCCGTCAAGGCCACACAGGAAAACGTCAAAGCCACAATAACCGTTCGAATAGCAGCAGCTATCGTTAA
- a CDS encoding PH domain-containing protein: MMMSNPKRLHPISAVANFLKHLKEMLVPFLVFVVFGSRGGNGEIVQLVLSLGVIIAVFMIGILTWWRYTYRLEEGELRIEYGVLIRKKRYIPLERIQSLDLSEGLLQRPFGLVKMKVETAGSSGAGEAEAVLTAISKKDAAFIQQAFSAAKKNPSEMETVLQNREVIYKISPGELLLLASTSGGAGVVISAVFAFVFQFEEIIPYEKVFTGLEGFIANGIIFVSILVFIVFFIAWLIALIGSMLKYADFTLIKTDKELIVTRGLLEKRQMTIPLNRIQAIQFRENLLRQPLGLATVYIESAGGSIEDNESARLMILPIVKKTRIAGLLKPHLFHYELQPGFFKAPKRALNRYLWRGLLWVLPFVAVPLLFFRPWGYFSLVLLILSLGWSYLKYRDAGWDISSQQLALRYRGIVRITVFMKRNRIQSLTMSESYFQKRRSLATIEAVAMSGIGGTGGTVPDLDRKEVYAIYKWYSYTGLNRSYLKKEKRP, translated from the coding sequence ATGATGATGTCTAATCCGAAACGGCTGCACCCAATCTCAGCGGTAGCCAATTTCCTGAAACACCTAAAGGAGATGCTGGTGCCCTTTCTTGTTTTTGTCGTCTTTGGAAGCAGAGGAGGAAATGGGGAGATTGTTCAGCTTGTCCTGTCTTTAGGGGTCATAATCGCGGTTTTTATGATAGGGATCCTTACCTGGTGGAGATATACCTATAGACTGGAGGAAGGCGAGCTTCGAATCGAGTATGGTGTTCTGATAAGGAAGAAGAGATATATTCCACTTGAAAGAATTCAAAGTCTCGACTTATCGGAAGGTTTGCTGCAAAGGCCATTTGGCCTTGTGAAGATGAAAGTGGAGACAGCCGGTTCAAGCGGTGCTGGTGAGGCAGAAGCGGTATTGACGGCTATTTCTAAAAAAGATGCAGCGTTCATTCAGCAGGCATTTTCAGCAGCTAAAAAGAATCCTTCCGAAATGGAAACAGTATTGCAGAACCGGGAAGTGATTTATAAAATTTCTCCTGGCGAGCTGCTCCTTCTGGCATCAACTTCAGGCGGGGCAGGTGTCGTTATTTCGGCTGTCTTTGCTTTTGTTTTTCAATTTGAAGAAATCATTCCGTATGAAAAGGTGTTTACCGGGCTCGAAGGATTTATTGCCAACGGAATTATATTTGTGAGTATCCTGGTCTTCATCGTCTTTTTTATTGCATGGCTGATTGCTCTTATTGGCAGTATGCTGAAATATGCCGATTTTACTTTAATAAAGACTGATAAGGAATTGATTGTCACAAGAGGTCTGCTGGAAAAGAGGCAGATGACGATTCCGCTGAATCGCATTCAGGCAATTCAGTTCAGGGAAAATCTGCTTAGGCAGCCACTTGGCCTGGCAACTGTCTATATTGAAAGTGCAGGAGGTTCCATTGAGGACAATGAAAGCGCCCGCCTTATGATCCTGCCGATTGTGAAAAAAACACGGATTGCCGGTCTGTTAAAGCCCCACTTGTTCCACTATGAACTGCAGCCCGGATTTTTTAAAGCTCCAAAAAGGGCGCTTAACCGCTATTTATGGAGAGGGCTTCTATGGGTACTGCCTTTTGTGGCTGTGCCGCTCCTCTTTTTCAGGCCATGGGGATACTTTTCTTTAGTGCTGCTGATCCTTTCGTTGGGATGGTCGTATCTCAAATACAGGGATGCAGGCTGGGATATCAGCTCTCAGCAGCTTGCTCTCAGATATCGCGGGATTGTAAGGATTACTGTCTTTATGAAAAGAAATCGAATACAGTCCCTCACCATGAGCGAAAGTTATTTTCAGAAAAGGCGCAGTCTGGCTACCATAGAAGCTGTGGCCATGTCAGGGATTGGGGGGACAGGCGGAACGGTTCCTGATCTTGACCGGAAAGAAGTGTATGCTATTTATAAGTGGTACTCTTATACTGGATTAAACAGAAGTTATTTGAAAAAGGAAAAGCGCCCATGA
- the uvsE gene encoding UV DNA damage repair endonuclease UvsE — protein MTIVRLGYVAMSMNLKNASPSQTMTFKQFSAIKDREAAIARLERIAVSNLENCLRLLKHNAAHDIHFFRFSSRLIPLANHEELSDWKYMRHLKEALSKIGDFLDEHPMRVDFHPDHFVLLNTPKVDTLNMSIKTLAMHEALLKGMRLNPAHRCVLHVGGGYDDKEKALEQFIHNWGFTPSGIQQMIILENDDTTFTLDDTLYLCEKLGIPLVFDYHHHLANFENDNWTGQWERVAATWDHSELPVKMHISSPKSDKDFRAHADYINSEMFMEFLQNIKGSVPEIHCMIEAKMKDSALFKLAEDLRMNPDLTFIDSSSFEI, from the coding sequence ATGACGATTGTACGCCTTGGGTATGTCGCGATGAGTATGAATCTGAAAAACGCGTCACCATCGCAAACGATGACGTTCAAGCAATTCTCGGCCATTAAAGACCGCGAGGCGGCTATAGCAAGACTGGAGCGGATTGCCGTATCAAATCTTGAAAACTGCCTGAGGCTGCTAAAGCACAATGCAGCCCATGATATCCATTTTTTCCGCTTTAGTTCCCGGCTGATTCCTCTTGCCAATCATGAGGAACTCTCTGATTGGAAGTATATGCGCCATCTTAAAGAAGCTCTATCCAAAATCGGGGACTTTCTGGATGAACATCCCATGCGGGTGGATTTTCATCCGGACCATTTTGTGCTCCTTAATACGCCGAAAGTTGATACATTGAATATGTCCATTAAAACACTGGCAATGCATGAAGCCCTGCTGAAAGGCATGAGGCTGAATCCGGCTCACCGCTGTGTTCTGCATGTGGGCGGAGGATATGATGATAAAGAAAAGGCTCTCGAACAATTTATCCATAATTGGGGCTTTACACCTTCAGGAATCCAGCAAATGATTATCCTCGAGAATGACGATACCACCTTTACCCTTGATGATACGCTCTATCTTTGTGAAAAGCTTGGGATTCCGCTTGTATTTGATTACCACCATCACCTTGCCAATTTTGAGAATGATAACTGGACGGGGCAATGGGAAAGGGTCGCAGCGACATGGGACCATTCAGAACTGCCTGTGAAAATGCATATCTCCAGTCCGAAATCAGACAAAGATTTTAGAGCTCATGCCGATTATATTAATTCTGAAATGTTCATGGAATTTCTGCAGAACATTAAGGGATCAGTGCCTGAGATTCATTGCATGATCGAAGCGAAAATGAAGGACAGCGCATTATTTAAGCTGGCTGAAGATTTAAGAATGAACCCTGATCTGACCTTTATTGATTCATCCAGCTTTGAAATATAA
- a CDS encoding UDP-N-acetylmuramoyl-tripeptide--D-alanyl-D-alanine ligase → MIKKTLQEIEQMIQIENDVSSFHNTSIQGVSIDSRKINHGNLFVPFKGENSDGHRFVEDAIEKGAAAAFWQKDVPNPPLHLPILIVEDTLTALQELARSYRDELKVKVAGITGSNGKTTTKDMTANLLSLQYKVQKTEGNYNNHIGLPLTILALEEDTEIAVLEMGMSGRGEIDFLTKLARPDAVIITNIGESHLQDLGSREGIAEAKLEIVNGLKEKGLVIYYGDEPLLDKKLKSYIGSAALRTFGRTGKNDVYPMDIKQNDSGSTFGINVSSEKFYLPVLGTHNVLNALAAMIAASHFGVPYEKMNEGFASLKLTNMRMELLEGQSGEKIINDAYNASPTSMNAAIELIANLPGYKKKILVLGDMLELGPQEEDFHYSIGKSVDPEKVDYVFTFGKLGEFIAKGAKEVLPHERVAAFTDKQPLIEELKKHVNQETIVLVKASRGMKLEEVVSALQ, encoded by the coding sequence ATGATAAAGAAAACACTTCAGGAAATTGAACAAATGATACAGATTGAGAATGATGTTTCATCTTTTCACAATACATCCATACAGGGCGTTAGCATTGACTCCAGAAAAATCAATCACGGCAATTTGTTCGTTCCATTCAAAGGTGAAAATTCGGACGGCCATCGATTTGTAGAAGATGCCATCGAAAAAGGGGCAGCCGCGGCTTTTTGGCAGAAAGATGTTCCCAATCCCCCTCTTCATCTTCCAATCCTGATCGTCGAAGATACACTGACGGCTCTTCAGGAATTGGCGAGAAGCTATCGTGATGAATTAAAGGTAAAAGTCGCAGGCATTACAGGAAGCAACGGCAAAACAACAACCAAGGATATGACCGCAAACCTTCTTTCCCTGCAATATAAAGTTCAAAAAACGGAAGGTAACTATAACAACCATATCGGTTTGCCCTTAACCATTCTGGCTCTTGAGGAAGATACGGAAATCGCGGTGCTGGAAATGGGGATGAGCGGCAGGGGAGAAATCGATTTTCTTACGAAGCTTGCCCGTCCGGACGCTGTGATTATTACGAATATAGGTGAATCCCACCTGCAGGATTTAGGTTCCAGAGAAGGGATTGCAGAAGCTAAGCTTGAGATCGTAAATGGGCTTAAGGAAAAGGGCCTGGTTATTTATTACGGCGACGAGCCACTCCTGGATAAAAAGCTGAAATCCTACATTGGTTCGGCAGCTTTAAGAACCTTTGGAAGAACCGGGAAAAATGATGTGTACCCGATGGATATCAAGCAGAATGACAGCGGCAGCACGTTTGGAATCAATGTGTCCAGCGAGAAGTTTTATCTGCCTGTGTTAGGTACCCATAATGTTCTCAATGCCCTGGCAGCCATGATTGCAGCATCCCATTTCGGTGTTCCGTACGAAAAGATGAACGAAGGCTTCGCAAGCTTAAAGCTGACGAACATGAGGATGGAACTTCTCGAGGGTCAAAGTGGAGAAAAAATCATCAATGATGCTTATAATGCGAGTCCAACATCTATGAATGCGGCGATTGAACTGATCGCAAACCTGCCAGGATATAAAAAGAAAATTCTTGTTCTCGGCGATATGCTGGAGCTTGGTCCGCAGGAGGAAGATTTCCATTACTCCATAGGAAAATCTGTGGATCCTGAAAAGGTTGATTATGTCTTTACATTCGGCAAGCTTGGCGAGTTTATCGCCAAGGGAGCGAAGGAGGTCCTGCCTCATGAACGGGTAGCCGCCTTTACTGACAAACAGCCGCTGATCGAAGAGCTGAAGAAACATGTGAATCAGGAAACGATTGTACTGGTTAAGGCATCCCGGGGAATGAAGCTGGAAGAGGTTGTCTCAGCTCTTCAATAA
- a CDS encoding LolA family protein codes for MKKKWFMLLAGLLVVLALSACGTKSQEDVVKDLNNKLEDIKGYKAEAKMTLQMGTDPQTYEIEVWHKEPDFYRVNLKNAQKEQSQMILRNDDGVFVLTPALNKSFRFQSDWPQNSSQAYLYESLVKDIMEDKEAKFSATKDHYVFETKTRYQNNQMLPVQEIKLKKSDLSPVSVKVMDPDKNALVTVEFSNVKFNASFDKKDFDMQKNMTGAQLEVPVMAEVEDQEFAVKYPQMDMADVKLVDEQEVQTEDGKRVVLTYDGEKSFTLVQEKAAVMPTSSVVTSVKGEPVDLGFTIGALSDNTISWTYQGVDYMIASNDLSPEEMSEIARTVQGEMVK; via the coding sequence ATGAAGAAAAAGTGGTTCATGCTGCTTGCCGGGCTTTTGGTAGTTCTTGCACTGTCTGCCTGTGGGACTAAATCACAGGAAGACGTCGTAAAGGATCTTAACAATAAGCTTGAAGACATTAAAGGATACAAGGCAGAGGCCAAGATGACTCTGCAGATGGGGACTGACCCGCAAACTTACGAAATTGAAGTATGGCATAAGGAGCCTGACTTTTACCGGGTGAACCTGAAAAACGCCCAAAAGGAACAAAGCCAAATGATTCTGCGCAACGATGACGGTGTATTTGTCCTCACTCCTGCGCTGAACAAGAGCTTCCGTTTCCAGAGCGATTGGCCGCAGAACAGCAGCCAGGCTTATTTATATGAATCATTAGTCAAGGACATTATGGAGGATAAAGAAGCTAAGTTCTCCGCTACAAAAGATCATTATGTGTTTGAAACAAAAACACGCTATCAAAATAATCAGATGCTTCCTGTCCAGGAAATCAAGCTCAAGAAGTCCGATTTATCCCCAGTCAGTGTGAAGGTTATGGATCCTGATAAAAATGCACTTGTAACAGTAGAATTTTCAAATGTAAAGTTTAATGCCAGCTTCGATAAGAAAGATTTTGACATGCAGAAGAACATGACAGGAGCCCAGCTCGAAGTGCCGGTGATGGCTGAGGTGGAGGATCAGGAATTCGCGGTTAAATATCCGCAGATGGACATGGCTGATGTAAAGCTGGTTGATGAGCAGGAAGTGCAAACAGAAGATGGCAAGCGTGTTGTATTGACGTACGATGGAGAAAAATCCTTCACTCTTGTGCAGGAAAAGGCCGCTGTCATGCCGACATCATCCGTCGTTACTTCAGTGAAAGGCGAGCCTGTTGACCTTGGCTTTACCATTGGTGCACTTTCTGACAACACCATTTCCTGGACCTACCAGGGTGTGGATTATATGATTGCATCCAATGATTTATCACCTGAAGAAATGTCCGAAATTGCCCGCACTGTACAGGGGGAAATGGTGAAATAA
- a CDS encoding CopG family ribbon-helix-helix protein translates to MSESSTTTEIMVKLPQHLLTELDGFAKQENVNRSEFIYQATKMYLRERKKRQIRESMRRGYMEMAKINLTIASEAFQAEYEAEHTVERLVSGG, encoded by the coding sequence GTGTCTGAGTCCAGCACAACAACAGAGATAATGGTGAAATTACCGCAGCATCTTTTAACCGAGTTAGACGGATTTGCAAAACAGGAAAACGTTAACCGGAGCGAATTCATTTATCAGGCAACCAAAATGTATTTGCGCGAACGCAAAAAGAGACAAATTCGCGAGTCCATGAGACGAGGCTACATGGAGATGGCGAAAATAAATTTGACGATTGCATCTGAAGCATTTCAAGCGGAATATGAGGCAGAACACACAGTTGAACGTCTAGTAAGCGGAGGATAA
- the acpS gene encoding holo-ACP synthase: MISGIGIDIADLERIRKIIARQERFPERILTPKEQAGYRRLPEKRRAEYLAGRFAAKEAFSKAWGTGIGEELSFQDIEIEKDEKGKPYISKPFKDGIHLSISHSREYAVAQVVIEKT, from the coding sequence ATGATTTCCGGTATTGGGATTGATATTGCAGATCTGGAGCGCATACGAAAAATTATTGCCAGGCAGGAGCGTTTTCCTGAACGGATTTTGACACCAAAAGAGCAGGCTGGCTATCGCCGCTTGCCAGAAAAGAGACGGGCTGAATATCTTGCCGGGAGGTTCGCGGCAAAAGAAGCTTTTTCAAAGGCATGGGGCACTGGGATTGGGGAAGAACTTTCCTTTCAGGATATTGAAATTGAAAAGGATGAAAAGGGAAAGCCTTATATTTCGAAGCCATTTAAAGATGGGATACACTTGTCGATTTCCCATAGCAGAGAATATGCGGTGGCTCAGGTGGTTATAGAAAAAACTTGA
- a CDS encoding alpha/beta hydrolase — MIGCMCIHGFTGAPFEVEPLAEYLKEHTDWEISVPTLPGHGDELKLKGIAYNKWIEHAEEELKRLISRCEKVYVVGFSMGGLIASYLTVHYPVDKLVLLSAAAYYVNPKQLFFDIKEMARDAFKGNLADNEMFVRYKRKISATPITATLQFRRLVASIKPILNQITVPTLIAQGESDGVVPPRSARYLYNNISSSAKKLIFIKDSKHLICHCGEGERLFQEILGFLQKKPE; from the coding sequence ATGATTGGCTGCATGTGCATACATGGTTTTACAGGAGCTCCATTTGAAGTAGAACCTTTGGCAGAGTATTTGAAAGAACATACAGACTGGGAGATTTCCGTGCCGACATTGCCGGGTCATGGCGATGAACTGAAGCTGAAAGGAATTGCCTATAACAAATGGATTGAGCATGCAGAGGAAGAGCTGAAAAGGCTGATAAGCCGCTGTGAGAAAGTGTATGTAGTCGGCTTTTCGATGGGCGGCCTGATCGCCAGCTACTTAACAGTGCATTACCCGGTGGATAAGCTGGTTCTGCTTAGTGCTGCTGCTTATTATGTAAATCCAAAACAGCTTTTCTTCGATATTAAAGAGATGGCAAGGGATGCCTTCAAGGGAAACCTGGCCGACAATGAGATGTTCGTCAGATATAAGCGGAAAATAAGTGCGACACCGATTACGGCAACTCTTCAATTCCGCAGGCTTGTGGCCTCTATTAAACCTATCTTAAATCAGATCACTGTTCCGACATTGATTGCGCAAGGTGAAAGTGATGGAGTTGTGCCTCCGAGAAGTGCCAGATATTTATACAATAATATAAGTTCATCGGCCAAAAAATTAATTTTTATAAAGGACTCTAAACATCTTATCTGTCATTGCGGGGAAGGGGAACGCCTCTTTCAGGAGATCCTTGGTTTTCTTCAAAAAAAGCCGGAATGA